GTCCCGCGATGAGTTGAAGACCATTATCCGAGTCGGCGACGAGCGCGCCGTCCCCTATATGAACGGCCGCGACCGAATCCCTGAGGGTAACGACGACGAGAAGTGTGCATGCTAAATCGCGGAGGCTATATCCTTCGGTCTTGGCTTTATTCTCCAGCGCTCTCCTAGCAGCCGTTACCGCGTCACGCGCCAGGGTTGCGATATCCACACCTTCCGGCGCTGTCTGTATGGCTTTTTCCGCGTTCATTATTGCGCTTCTTACTGCTAAATCAGCTCCAATATCGGCTTTCGACGCACTGCCAAGCCCATCCGCGACAGCGGCAACCGCGAAATCTTCGTCGATTGTCTTAAAAGCAAATGAATCTTGACACGGCATGTTCAACCGGACGTGAAGCGGGCCTACGACCGACGCGCCAAAAAAATACGGCGTCGTTAATGGCCGAGTTGAATCTTTTTTCAACCATATCCTCCTGCGCTATATTGTTGAGATTTCCGCCCACCCAGCCGGGCTATCGAGCTGGACGTTTTCGCCGACTTTGGATGCCGA
This window of the Actinomycetota bacterium genome carries:
- a CDS encoding protein phosphatase 2C domain-containing protein — its product is MKKDSTRPLTTPYFFGASVVGPLHVRLNMPCQDSFAFKTIDEDFAVAAVADGLGSASKADIGADLAVRSAIMNAEKAIQTAPEGVDIATLARDAVTAARRALENKAKTEGYSLRDLACTLLVVVTLRDSVAAVHIGDGALVADSDNGLQLIAGPGESEYTNEVTPLTSIDWERSLNTTPIISGVNGIALFTDGCQRAGLKKADNCYTPFEGFFRPLFKYAAQVDDFEPANQDIRDLLASDKLSEHSEDDKTLVLGILPKGT